The Candidatus Hydrogenedentota bacterium genome contains the following window.
GCCGCCACGCGCGCACTGCAGCGGGGTGAAATCAACCAGGCTATCGTGGGCGCTGTGGATCTCGCGGGCGATGTGCGCGCGGTGCTCGGCAGCCACCATCACAGCCCCTTCTCCCCCACGGGCGAGGGCGTGGGCCTGGATGCGTCTTCTGACGGCGCAATCATCGGCGAAGGGGCCGTGGCGTTTGTGCTGAAACGCCTGGAAGATGCCGAGGCCGATGGGGATCGCGTGATCGCCATCATCAAAGGCATGGGCAGCGCGGCCGGGGGCGGTGTGGATAGCGCCCGATCAGTGACGGCCTATCAGGATGCCGTGCAACGGGCCGCCCAGGACGGACACATCGATTTGGGCTCGGTGGAGTATGTCGAAGCCCACGGCAGTGGCGTTGCGAGCGAGGACGCCGTGGAGGCGGAAGCGCTGGCGGCCCTATATACCCATGATGACGCCACGACGGACCTCCAGCATTGCCTGGTCGGCACGGCGATGAACGATATTGGCCACACCGGCGCCGCAGCCGGCCTCGCGGGCGTGCTTAAGGCCGCCCTGTGCCTGCATCATGAAATTCTGCCGCCGCTGCGCCGGGTGACCGCGCCCATCGATGCCCTCACGAAAGGCACAAGCCGCCTGTGGGCGCCCGATGCGCCCCAGTACTGGCTCCACGACAAGGCGGCGGGCCCGCGACGCGCGGGAGCCAGCAGCATGACGCCGGGTGGCGGGCACACCCACGTGATCCTTGAAGGCGCCCCCATGGGCGCTTCCACGATTGCGCAGCCCCTGGGCCAACGTGAGGAGGCCCTGTTTATCCTGACCGGCGATAGTGCCGCGTCGCTGCTCGCCGGGCTGGAGCGCCTCAAGCAACTCGCACACCGCAACGGCGAAATGGGCATGGAATCTCTTGCCCGCGCATGGTGGCAACAGCACCCCGTGGCCCACCCCGCCCGCGCTATCGCCCTGGTGGCCCGGTCGGTGTCGGAATTGCTGGAACAGATCGAAGGCCTTCGTCAAGCCCTCACAAGCCAGCCCGAACAGGGCATCGGCGGACGCTTTCAGCCGCCCCGGGATCCGGCCGCGCGCGACCGCGTCTTCTATTCGCCGGATCCCCTCGGCGTAACGGGCAAGATCGCCTTCGTCTTCCCCGGTTCGGGCAATCACTACGCCGGGATGGGCCGCGATCTTTTCGCCCAGTGGCCCGCCATCCTTCGTGCGCAAGACACCTCGAACAACTTCCTCCGCCAGCAATATCAGCCGGACGTTTTCTGGCGCGACACACGTGACTTTAACCAGAACCATAAGGCCATGATCTTCGGCCAGGTATCCCTCGGCACGGCGGTGAGCGATCTCGTACGGAGTTTCGGCATCGAGCCCCAGGTGGCCATCGGTTACAGTCTGGGCGAAACCGCAAGCCTATTCTCGCTGGGTGCCTGGCGTGACCGCGATTTGATGCTGGACCGCATCGCCCATTCGCGCCTCTTCACCGACGAGCTCGCGGGCGACTGCAACGCCGCCCGGCGCGCCTGGCAGTTGCCCGGACAAGAGGCGGTGGACTGGGTGCTGGGCGTTATCGACCGCCCCATGAAGGTGGCGAAGCAGGCCCTGAAGCAGCGCAAGAAGGTCTATCCCCTGATTGCGAACACCTTCCAGGAATCCGTCATCGGCGGTAACCGCAAGGCGGTCGAGAAGCTCATCGCCAAGTTGGAGTGCCAGTTCATTCCCCTCGAAGGCGTGACCACCGTGCACTGCGATGTGGTGAAAGAGGTGGAAAAAGAATACCGCGACCTGCACCTCTTCAACACCACGCCGCCGAAGGGCATACAGTTTTTCAGCGGCGCCTGGGGCAAGAGCTATACGGTTAGCCGCGAAAGCGCGGCCGATTCCGTGCTGGCGCAGGCCATCGACGGCGTGGACTTCCCGGCCGTGATCGAAGGGGCCTACGCCCAGGGGGCCCGTTTCTTTATCGAAATGGGACCGGGCAATTCGTGCAGCCGCATGATCAGCCGTATCCTCGCGGACAAGCCCCACCTGGCGCGTTCGGTATGTTACGACGGCCACAGCGCGGTGTCGCTCGTATTGCGCACACTGGGCCAACTCGTCGTGGAGGGCATCCCCGTGAATCTCGATGCACTCTACGGCCATGGCGAGCCCGAAATCATTGCCGAGACCGACCGGCCGATGGTCCGTATCGCCGTGGGCGGCGGGCCCTATGTGGCGCCGCCGGTGCCGAAGGTGGAGCCCGTATACGCGCAGGCGAAGGCCCTCGCACAGGCGAGAATGAACAATAGGACGGATACGACCGATAGGACGGATAAGGAAAACACGGTCAATCGGTCCGATCAGTCGAATCGGTCAGATTGGGCACCCGCCGCCAGCGCGGGCCTCTCCCCCGCGCTGCTGGAAAGCGTCGCGCTGGCGGAATCCGCCGCGGCCTCGGCCCACGCCCAGTACCTCCATTTCGCGGACACCATGCAGCAGGTCATGGCGGGCGGAATCGCGTGGCAGATGCAACTGCTCACCCAACCCGGTGTAACGATCGCACCCCTCGCAGTGGAAGCACCGGTGCGCGCCGACGTAGTCTTCGACCGCGATCAGTGCATGGAATTCGCCATCGGCTCCATCGCAAAAATGCTCGGACCCCGCTTCGCGGAGGTGGACACCCATCCCACGCGGGTGCGCTTGCCCGATGAGCCCCTTATGCTGGTCGATCGCATCACCGCGCTGGAGGGCGAGCCCTGCTCCATGGGCTCGGGCCGCGTGGTCACCGAGCACGACGTGCTGCACAACGGCTGGTACCTCGACGGCGGCCACATTCCCACATGCGTCGCGGTGGAAGCGGGTCAGGCCGACTTGTTCCTTTCCGGCTATCTCGGCATCGATTTCGAGACGAAGGGTAAGGCCATGTATCGCCTGCTCGACGCCGAAGTGACCTTCCTCGATCACACGCCGGTGGCGGGCCAGATCATCCGCTACGACATTCACATCGACCACTTCTTCCGCCATGGCAATCCGTGGTTCTTCAAATTCTGGTTCGACGCCACGGTGGACGGAAAACCGTTGATGACCATGCGCAACGGTTGCGCGGGCTTCTTCACCGAAGAGGATCTCGCGGCGGGCCAGGGCGTGGTGGATTCGCGGCTGGCGCTGCAGAATGATCGCGGCACGCTGCCGGTCGACTGGCGCGAACTCGTGCCCATGGCCCCCGCATCGTACAACGACGCTCAGGTCAACGCGCTCCGCGTGGGCAATCTGGCCGGGTGCTTCGGCGATGCTTTCGCCGCGCTGCCGCTGCAGAATCCCGTTCGGATTCCCGATGGCAGGATGAATCTCGTCCATCGCGTGCTCGAACTCACGCCCGGTGGTGGCCGCTATGGTCTCGGCAGAATTGTGGCCGAGGCGGACATCCATCCCGACGACTGGTTCATCACGTGCCACTTCGTGGATGATCGCGTCATGCCCGGCACGCTGATGTTTGAGTGCTGCCTTCACACGCTGCGTATTTACCTCATGCGCATGGGCTGGGTGGCCGAGGCCGAGGCCGCCTATTGGGAGCCGCGCCTTGGAGTCACCGGAAAGCTCAAATGCCGCGGTCAAGTGCTGGAAACGACAAAGAAGGTGACTTACGAGGTCAACATCAAAGAACTGGGCTACGGTCCTCAGCCCTACGCCGTGGCCGATGCACGCATGTACGCCGACGGCAAGGCCATCGTGGATATCGGCGGCATGTCGATCCAGTTGCAGGGCCAGACCCGCGAGGGGCTTGAGTCGCTGTGGGCCAACGTTCGAAACAACGACGGCACGCCGCGTCCGGCGCTCTACACCTACGAACAGATTCTCGCTTTTTCGTCGGGCAAGCCGTCCGAGGCCTTTGGGGCGCCCTACGCGATTTTCGATCCGGGCCAACCCCGAAAGATCGCCCGCCTGCCCCGACCGCCCTATCAATTCCTGGATCGCGTCGTAGCGGTTACCGGCACGCCCTTCGTACTCGAAGCCGGGCCCACGGTGGAGGCGCAATACGACATTCCGGCGAACGAGTGGTATTTCGGCGCGAATCGCCAGACCGACATGCCCTTTGCCGTGCTGCTGGAGATCGCGTTGCAGCCCTGCGGCTGGCTCGCGGCCTATTGCGGCTCCGCACTCACCAGCGATATCGATCTGAAATTCCGCAACCTCGGCGGCAAGGCG
Protein-coding sequences here:
- a CDS encoding acyltransferase domain-containing protein translates to MKQPAIAIVGMGGIFPDAPDLDTFWRNILSGKASAKEAPADRWLLPVDEAYDPEQGKADHVYSKRGCFIDGAVPLKLDALDLDAELVCQLDPMYHLLLHAGTTAMADAGARQWDHSTTGVIVGNLALPTEQSSALARAILGRTFEEKVLGESPDTPMPHPLNRYVTGLPAAVLAKALGLGGTAYTLDAACASSLYAIKLAVDELQAGRADVMLAGGVSRPDPLYTQMGFAQLRALSPTGTCSPFDKAGNGLVVGEGAGVFVLKRLDDAIADGNTIHGVIRGIGLSNDVGGRLLAPTSEGQLRAMRAAYAAAGWKPESVGLVECHATGTAVGDAIEVDSLKQLWAEAPWAPGQCTLGSVKSNIGHTLTAAGSAAMLKALLALKHGQLPPTASYRQSPESWKLGESPFVVRSAPEAWNSESPRRAAVSAFGFGGINAHVLVEEWIAPDRVAPTTVEPLEGPECPIAIVGMDAHFGPWQGLHAVRQRLLGGGAEVAPQSPTHWHGVEQSAWYRRTGLSRNAFKGYWLGEIATRLDRFRIPPKELEEMLPQQLLMLQVAVNAWEHAGHADYGDEATGVYIGVGLDLNTTNFNVRWSLQKQAKAWLKAQGGDTSPEAVEQYLATLRDALTPALTANRTMGGLASVAASRIARELRCGGPSFTLSGEESSGIHALEAATRALQRGEINQAIVGAVDLAGDVRAVLGSHHHSPFSPTGEGVGLDASSDGAIIGEGAVAFVLKRLEDAEADGDRVIAIIKGMGSAAGGGVDSARSVTAYQDAVQRAAQDGHIDLGSVEYVEAHGSGVASEDAVEAEALAALYTHDDATTDLQHCLVGTAMNDIGHTGAAAGLAGVLKAALCLHHEILPPLRRVTAPIDALTKGTSRLWAPDAPQYWLHDKAAGPRRAGASSMTPGGGHTHVILEGAPMGASTIAQPLGQREEALFILTGDSAASLLAGLERLKQLAHRNGEMGMESLARAWWQQHPVAHPARAIALVARSVSELLEQIEGLRQALTSQPEQGIGGRFQPPRDPAARDRVFYSPDPLGVTGKIAFVFPGSGNHYAGMGRDLFAQWPAILRAQDTSNNFLRQQYQPDVFWRDTRDFNQNHKAMIFGQVSLGTAVSDLVRSFGIEPQVAIGYSLGETASLFSLGAWRDRDLMLDRIAHSRLFTDELAGDCNAARRAWQLPGQEAVDWVLGVIDRPMKVAKQALKQRKKVYPLIANTFQESVIGGNRKAVEKLIAKLECQFIPLEGVTTVHCDVVKEVEKEYRDLHLFNTTPPKGIQFFSGAWGKSYTVSRESAADSVLAQAIDGVDFPAVIEGAYAQGARFFIEMGPGNSCSRMISRILADKPHLARSVCYDGHSAVSLVLRTLGQLVVEGIPVNLDALYGHGEPEIIAETDRPMVRIAVGGGPYVAPPVPKVEPVYAQAKALAQARMNNRTDTTDRTDKENTVNRSDQSNRSDWAPAASAGLSPALLESVALAESAAASAHAQYLHFADTMQQVMAGGIAWQMQLLTQPGVTIAPLAVEAPVRADVVFDRDQCMEFAIGSIAKMLGPRFAEVDTHPTRVRLPDEPLMLVDRITALEGEPCSMGSGRVVTEHDVLHNGWYLDGGHIPTCVAVEAGQADLFLSGYLGIDFETKGKAMYRLLDAEVTFLDHTPVAGQIIRYDIHIDHFFRHGNPWFFKFWFDATVDGKPLMTMRNGCAGFFTEEDLAAGQGVVDSRLALQNDRGTLPVDWRELVPMAPASYNDAQVNALRVGNLAGCFGDAFAALPLQNPVRIPDGRMNLVHRVLELTPGGGRYGLGRIVAEADIHPDDWFITCHFVDDRVMPGTLMFECCLHTLRIYLMRMGWVAEAEAAYWEPRLGVTGKLKCRGQVLETTKKVTYEVNIKELGYGPQPYAVADARMYADGKAIVDIGGMSIQLQGQTREGLESLWANVRNNDGTPRPALYTYEQILAFSSGKPSEAFGAPYAIFDPGQPRKIARLPRPPYQFLDRVVAVTGTPFVLEAGPTVEAQYDIPANEWYFGANRQTDMPFAVLLEIALQPCGWLAAYCGSALTSDIDLKFRNLGGKAIQHQVVTAATGTLTVKVKMTAVSNSGGMIIQHYHMAVHGATGCLYEGTTYFGFFSQAALADQVGIREAVRYQPTAQDIAANAPLPYPVEAPFPDDQWRTLDQVTVYSPEGGPAGLGFIQGTLKVRPDTWFFQAHFFEDPVCPGSLGLESFLQLLKYFAVQRWGADASTHFETIAVGEEHEWIYRGQIIPTDNEVTVEAVITGIDDDRRLIHADGFLVVDGRVIYQMKKLSLRVGTASDP